The Thiomonas sp. FB-Cd genome includes a window with the following:
- a CDS encoding STAS domain-containing protein: protein MSDSKPRSFWGRVTEFVKNPTQDWSLTRHENALRELQEQEQVRAKEEQRKLDAFIRRRELASLRRLRKRQADGLPIDDAYTDLPDTGTGTGPSAPEREATLRKINEIEQAMVDDAKPGGAAAPRAKSAANSRLKHEAQDVAPDNVIRFAGAADAAPAAQTANGQPHALPSTDRGLLGASRGASGQPGMQTGLAPTVAMPTELAPTQMAATQAAATVMGMTLFATDHPPMDTWMKTGGYVSSGPMAVDVQEGVSSSPLFDQACIDFANGHDEAAERALLDAISGSPERDLENEFWLALFDLYRAGNDATKFEALVADYVERFQSSAPSWDGPTGHKHPSSAAPAPHAALAPAQAASTTGPAAFTALGELDAAQSRSLLLLARSGARQVALDFTALTSMAQGAQTFAVEALKTLNAAAGCVIELVGVGNLLEACAAAAPPMQRNADPAWWGLRLEALRLAGEQDAFENVALDYCVTYEISPPTWERSHAKVHTVWGDAAGPFGNPPSVLSQGHASSLFNTHFGNTGAGVAFASLSGEIQGGSEEFLKPLDAAASGQGGVVVNLAGLRRLDFASAGIMLNWVMTQSSAGRSVQFQNTHRLIAGLFVILGINSVAQIDLRKF from the coding sequence ATGAGTGATTCCAAGCCACGCAGCTTCTGGGGCCGGGTCACGGAATTCGTCAAGAATCCAACCCAGGATTGGTCGCTCACGCGGCATGAAAACGCCCTGCGCGAGTTGCAGGAGCAGGAGCAGGTGCGGGCCAAGGAAGAGCAGCGAAAGCTTGATGCGTTCATCCGGCGCCGCGAGCTGGCCTCGCTGCGCCGCCTGCGCAAGCGCCAGGCCGATGGCCTGCCCATCGACGATGCGTACACGGATCTCCCCGACACCGGCACCGGCACGGGCCCTTCGGCACCAGAGCGCGAGGCCACGCTGCGCAAAATCAATGAGATTGAACAGGCGATGGTGGACGACGCCAAGCCAGGAGGCGCGGCTGCGCCTCGCGCCAAGTCAGCCGCGAATTCCCGGCTCAAGCACGAAGCGCAAGACGTCGCGCCTGACAACGTCATTCGCTTCGCCGGCGCCGCCGATGCCGCACCGGCGGCGCAGACGGCGAATGGGCAACCGCACGCATTGCCGTCCACTGATCGAGGCTTGCTCGGCGCATCCCGGGGCGCGTCGGGTCAACCAGGCATGCAGACGGGCCTCGCCCCCACCGTTGCGATGCCCACCGAATTGGCGCCAACGCAGATGGCCGCGACACAGGCAGCAGCCACCGTGATGGGTATGACGCTGTTCGCCACCGATCATCCACCAATGGACACGTGGATGAAGACGGGCGGCTATGTCTCTTCAGGGCCGATGGCGGTGGACGTGCAGGAAGGCGTGTCATCGAGTCCGCTTTTCGACCAGGCCTGCATCGATTTCGCCAATGGCCACGACGAAGCCGCTGAACGCGCCCTCCTCGATGCCATTTCCGGCTCCCCTGAGCGCGATCTCGAAAACGAGTTTTGGTTAGCCCTCTTCGACTTGTACCGAGCCGGAAACGACGCGACGAAATTCGAGGCCTTGGTGGCGGATTACGTCGAGCGCTTCCAATCTTCGGCACCATCGTGGGACGGGCCGACTGGCCACAAGCACCCGTCAAGCGCAGCGCCAGCACCGCATGCTGCCTTAGCGCCTGCGCAGGCCGCATCAACCACAGGACCCGCAGCCTTTACCGCTCTCGGAGAACTGGACGCGGCACAATCGCGCTCCCTGCTGCTCCTGGCGCGCAGCGGCGCCCGACAAGTGGCATTGGATTTCACGGCGCTGACATCCATGGCCCAGGGTGCGCAAACCTTTGCGGTTGAGGCCCTTAAGACCCTTAACGCGGCAGCTGGCTGCGTGATTGAACTCGTTGGTGTGGGCAATCTTCTCGAGGCCTGCGCTGCCGCTGCTCCGCCCATGCAGCGCAATGCCGATCCGGCGTGGTGGGGCCTTCGACTGGAGGCGCTGCGCCTGGCCGGAGAACAGGACGCATTCGAAAATGTCGCGCTCGATTATTGCGTCACGTACGAAATCTCCCCGCCAACCTGGGAGCGAAGCCACGCCAAGGTCCATACTGTCTGGGGCGACGCCGCTGGTCCATTCGGCAATCCCCCCTCCGTCCTCTCGCAGGGGCACGCGTCCAGCCTGTTCAACACACACTTTGGCAACACTGGTGCCGGCGTCGCATTTGCGTCGCTCAGCGGCGAGATCCAAGGTGGCAGCGAGGAATTTCTCAAGCCGCTGGATGCGGCAGCGTCGGGGCAGGGCGGCGTGGTGGTCAACCTCGCGGGCTTGCGCCGACTGGATTTTGCAAGCGCTGGCATCATGCTCAACTGGGTCATGACGCAAAGCAGCGCCGGACGCTCGGTCCAATTCCAGAACACGCACCGATTGATTGCCGGCCTATTCGTCATCCTGGGCATCAACTCCGTGGCGCAAATCGACTTACGCAAGTTCTAA
- the dksA gene encoding RNA polymerase-binding protein DksA — protein MSSIAPASIPTKVDPKLANAWKSKAPQDLTDAEVLAMPESEYMKSVQLDFFKHRLSALRNELIRSAGETTEHLREDTLLVPDPADRATIEEEHALELRTRDRERKLLKKIEQALALIDNGEYGWCEETGEPIGIGRLLARPTATLSLEAQQRREMKQKMYGD, from the coding sequence ATGAGCAGTATTGCCCCCGCCTCCATCCCGACGAAGGTCGATCCCAAGCTGGCCAACGCCTGGAAAAGCAAGGCTCCCCAGGATTTGACCGATGCCGAAGTGCTTGCCATGCCCGAAAGCGAGTACATGAAGTCTGTGCAGCTGGACTTCTTCAAGCACCGGCTGAGCGCACTGCGCAACGAACTCATACGCAGCGCAGGCGAAACGACCGAGCATCTTCGCGAGGACACACTGCTGGTGCCCGACCCCGCGGACCGAGCCACGATCGAGGAAGAGCATGCGCTGGAGCTGCGCACGCGTGACCGCGAACGCAAGCTGTTGAAAAAGATCGAGCAAGCGCTGGCACTCATCGACAATGGCGAATATGGCTGGTGTGAAGAGACTGGCGAGCCCATCGGTATCGGGCGGCTGTTGGCCCGACCCACGGCCACGCTATCCCTGGAGGCGCAACAGCGCCGCGAGATGAAACAGAAGATGTACGGCGATTGA
- a CDS encoding class I SAM-dependent rRNA methyltransferase — MKVIRLHEGKDRAVLRRHPWVFAGAIARGGADKGETVRVDAADGRVLGWAAYSPNSQIRLRMWSFDPDARIDRAHFRACLQSAIARRARLGLPMQAVRLVHGESDGLPGCVIDRYGDIVVLQALAAGIERNKTTLVQLLRELLPEVRIYERSDAGVRALEGLPPISGWLHGDGSTRTEITEHGLRYTVDVATGHKTGFYLDQRDSRGRFAALVRDRGLRRVLNCYGYTGGFTLAALAGGADHVTTVDSSAPALAQADAHVRLNGFDPARSTLLDADVNATLRALREQGRRFDAIVLDPPKLAPTAASAPRAARAYKDINRLALGMLEPGGWLFTFSCSGGIEAPLFQSIVAGAAVDAGVEADIVARAMAGSDHPLLLSFPEGEYLKGLLLQVR; from the coding sequence ATGAAAGTCATCCGCCTGCACGAAGGCAAGGACCGCGCAGTCCTGCGCCGCCATCCATGGGTGTTCGCCGGAGCCATTGCTCGGGGCGGCGCCGACAAAGGTGAAACGGTGCGCGTGGATGCGGCTGATGGTCGTGTCCTGGGCTGGGCCGCATACAGCCCGAATTCCCAGATTCGCCTTCGCATGTGGAGCTTCGACCCCGACGCACGCATCGATCGCGCGCATTTCCGAGCCTGCCTGCAATCGGCCATCGCCCGTCGCGCACGGTTGGGCCTGCCCATGCAGGCCGTGCGCCTCGTGCATGGGGAGTCGGACGGCCTTCCCGGTTGCGTGATTGACCGCTACGGCGACATCGTCGTGCTGCAGGCTCTGGCTGCGGGCATCGAGCGGAACAAGACCACACTCGTGCAATTGCTGCGCGAGTTGCTGCCGGAGGTGCGCATCTACGAGCGTTCGGACGCCGGCGTGCGCGCGCTCGAGGGATTGCCCCCCATCAGCGGCTGGCTGCACGGCGACGGCTCGACCCGCACGGAAATCACCGAGCACGGCCTGCGTTACACCGTTGACGTAGCCACCGGCCACAAAACCGGCTTTTACCTGGATCAGCGCGACAGCCGTGGCCGCTTTGCGGCACTGGTACGCGACCGGGGTCTTCGCCGCGTTCTCAACTGCTATGGCTACACGGGCGGTTTTACATTGGCCGCGCTTGCTGGCGGAGCCGATCATGTGACAACCGTGGACTCTTCTGCGCCGGCGCTTGCCCAAGCTGACGCGCACGTGCGGCTCAATGGCTTCGATCCGGCCCGAAGCACGCTGCTGGATGCGGATGTGAATGCCACGCTTCGCGCACTGCGCGAACAGGGACGCCGTTTCGATGCCATCGTGCTTGACCCACCGAAACTGGCCCCTACGGCGGCGTCAGCGCCGCGCGCGGCGCGTGCCTACAAGGACATCAATCGTCTGGCTCTGGGCATGCTGGAGCCCGGGGGCTGGCTGTTCACGTTTTCGTGCTCCGGGGGCATCGAGGCACCTCTTTTTCAGAGCATTGTTGCCGGCGCGGCGGTGGACGCTGGCGTGGAGGCCGACATCGTGGCGCGCGCCATGGCGGGATCCGACCATCCATTGCTGTTGTCCTTCCCCGAGGGCGAGTATCTCAAGGGCTTGCTCCTGCAAGTCCGCTAA
- the hslV gene encoding ATP-dependent protease subunit HslV translates to MQQYHGTTILSVRRGTQVALGGDGQVTLGNIVVKATARKVRRLHQDKVLAGFAGGTADAFTLFERFEAKLDEHRGQLLRAAVELAKDWRTDRMLRRLEAMLAVADTTASLIITGNGDVLEPEHGLLAIGSGGAYAQSAARALLDHTELDASAIVERSLHIAADLCIYTNHELRIETLGA, encoded by the coding sequence ATGCAGCAATATCACGGCACCACGATCCTCAGCGTGAGACGCGGCACGCAAGTTGCCCTCGGGGGCGACGGGCAGGTGACTCTGGGAAACATCGTCGTCAAAGCCACCGCGCGCAAGGTTCGGCGCCTGCACCAGGACAAGGTCCTGGCCGGTTTTGCCGGTGGCACGGCTGATGCGTTCACATTGTTCGAACGCTTTGAGGCCAAACTCGATGAACACCGCGGCCAGTTGCTGCGTGCGGCCGTCGAACTGGCGAAGGACTGGCGCACTGACCGCATGCTGCGACGCCTGGAGGCGATGTTGGCGGTGGCCGACACGACAGCCTCGCTCATCATTACCGGCAACGGCGACGTCCTGGAGCCCGAGCACGGTCTTCTGGCCATCGGCTCAGGTGGCGCCTACGCGCAGTCGGCAGCGCGTGCACTGCTGGACCATACCGAACTGGACGCGAGCGCCATCGTCGAGCGCTCGCTGCACATCGCGGCCGATCTCTGCATCTACACCAACCACGAATTGCGCATCGAGACCCTGGGCGCCTGA
- a CDS encoding GTP-binding protein: MSTPLIPSTILTGFLGSGKTTLLKRILHEAHGSRIAVIENEFGEENIDNDILVQESGEQIVQMSNGCICCTIRDDLRATLSDLAARRRKGELMFDRIIIETTGVADPGPVAQTFFMDDEVASQYLLDSIITLVDAKHAEQQLDTRLEAQRQVGFADQIFISKADLVSDDELAALQHRLAHINPRAKQQVTHFGNVPLKDVLDLRGFNLNAKLDIDPEFLKEDEHDHGHDHGHDHDHKHGEHCDHPHHHHHDDDVKSFVFRSDKPFDPAKLEDFLGAIVQIYGPRMLRYKGVLSMKGIDRKVVFQGVHQLMGSDLASPWGHEPRQSKLVFIGIDLPRDIILQGLEQSLVA, translated from the coding sequence ATGTCCACGCCCCTGATCCCCTCCACCATCCTGACCGGCTTTCTTGGTAGTGGCAAAACCACCTTGCTCAAGCGCATTCTGCACGAGGCACATGGCTCGCGCATCGCAGTCATCGAGAATGAGTTTGGCGAGGAGAATATTGACAATGACATTCTGGTTCAGGAGTCCGGCGAGCAGATCGTGCAGATGTCCAATGGTTGCATCTGCTGCACCATCCGCGACGATCTGCGAGCCACGCTGTCAGATTTGGCTGCGCGGCGCCGCAAGGGCGAGCTGATGTTCGATCGCATCATCATTGAGACCACTGGCGTGGCCGATCCCGGCCCGGTGGCGCAGACATTTTTTATGGATGATGAGGTCGCGAGCCAATACCTTCTGGACTCCATCATCACGCTGGTGGACGCCAAGCACGCCGAGCAACAGCTCGACACACGACTGGAGGCGCAGCGTCAGGTGGGCTTTGCAGATCAGATTTTCATCTCGAAGGCCGATCTCGTCAGCGACGACGAATTGGCCGCACTGCAGCACCGCCTGGCTCACATCAATCCGCGTGCAAAACAACAGGTTACGCATTTCGGGAATGTGCCACTCAAGGACGTTCTGGATCTGCGCGGATTCAACCTTAATGCCAAACTGGACATCGACCCGGAGTTTCTCAAGGAAGACGAGCATGACCACGGGCACGATCACGGGCATGACCACGACCATAAACATGGTGAGCACTGTGACCATCCACACCATCACCACCATGATGATGACGTGAAATCCTTCGTGTTCCGCTCCGACAAGCCATTCGACCCGGCAAAGCTTGAAGATTTTCTAGGGGCGATCGTGCAGATCTACGGGCCACGCATGCTGCGCTACAAGGGTGTGCTGAGCATGAAGGGCATCGATCGCAAGGTCGTTTTTCAGGGCGTTCATCAGCTCATGGGCAGCGACTTGGCCAGCCCCTGGGGGCATGAGCCGCGCCAGAGCAAGCTCGTCTTTATCGGCATTGACCTGCCCCGCGACATCATTCTGCAAGGGCTCGAACAGTCCTTGGTCGCCTGA